The Candidatus Zixiibacteriota bacterium genome contains the following window.
TCTCTGGCGCATGAAACTGCGGTCGGGGTTGACGGTTTCCGGGATCGTGATCGCAATTGCCGCCTTTGTCTCGATGCTGTCGTTCGGGGCCGGCAACCAGAAGTACGTTAACGACCAGTTTGAGAAGTTTGGTTTGTTCTCGACGATCCATGTCTTCCCCAAGGGCGGTCAAACGGAACGCGATCCACATATGCACCCGGAGCCGGCGGAAGAAGCAGCGGTGGATACGA
Protein-coding sequences here:
- a CDS encoding ABC transporter permease, which gives rise to MTWRDLAAAAAENLWRMKLRSGLTVSGIVIAIAAFVSMLSFGAGNQKYVNDQFEKFGLFSTIHVFPKGGQTERDPHMHPEPAEEAAVDT